Within Calonectris borealis chromosome Z, bCalBor7.hap1.2, whole genome shotgun sequence, the genomic segment AACCTCACGCTTCTCACAGGCATGCAAAGCTTGCCTTATAGCAGGGGAAAGACTGCTGCAGTGCAGTTGGAGGGGTGGGGTTGTGTGCGCTGTGACACAGAAGTAGAACTTTGTCTGTTGATTTGTAGATGGCTGCAGAAGTATTAATTTGTAACCTTTTTTTTCGCAAAGGGTACTGCCCGTAGAAAGAAGAAGGTTGTCCACAGAACAGCTACAGCAGATGACaagaaacttcagttttctttgaagaaactgGGAGTCAACAATATTTCTGGAATTGAAGAGGTAATtgcttcaaaggaaaaaataattttctatatagaaatataaaatgtatcaAAATCATTTTCCTGGTAAGTAACATCCTAAACTTGTCTGTAAATTACCAGTAGGTCTTTATTAATCTTAATTGAAGTCCTTAAGAACTTCAGTTTCCTGTTAAGTTGAAAAATCTTGCTAAACTCCttcaaatactgaatttttttcttgcaggtaaACATGTTTACCAACCAAGGAACAGTCATTCACTTCAATAACCCTAAAGTTCAGGCATCTCTGGCTGCTAACACTTTCACTATCACTGGCCATGCTGAGACAAAGCAGCTGACAGAAATGCTTCCTAGCATCTTAAATCAGCTCGGAGCTGACAGTCTGACCAGCCTGAGGAGATTGGCAGAAGCTCTACCCAAGCAACGTAAGTTGAAACTTGAATGCATTTCATGCTGGCAGCTGACATGAGGCTTATTTGTATAGCAGCAGTGAAACTCAGTGCACTCTTGCTGTCTGCAAGCGTATTATAAAATGCTTATGAAGAAATGGAACTCTTAGATCTTATTTATAGCTCAAATCCAAGCATGAGTATAACTGAATAAAGCAGAGGCACCTGTCAGCATATCTTGCAGCTGGTCTAGGACTGGAAAGCTGTAGCCAGACTTGGTTTCATGGTAGTCTACTTCTTGACGTGGCTACCATATTTTTACATACCTCGTTCATTAAAGCTAGGTAGATGAGTTACTCTGGAAGAGTTAGGTTTTAAAACAAGATAAACTCTGAGTATGCCTGTTTTGACGCTTTGAATAGAAACATAAGTAATGGGGAAAGGGGTTTGAGGACAGACATCTTGCAGCGGCTTTGCTGCCTCACAGGTGTGGTGAAGGTGTTTCTTGCATGGGATTTTTGATAGATAGGAGGGAATTACACAGTATTTGTAAGGAAGTATGTTGTAATTTCTGTGTGTGTAGAACAGTGTAGAGAACAGGACTGGCATGAGCATTAAGCTAGATACACCAACTTCCTATTTCATCCTTAAATTGGTAAAAGAACATGAACACTTGTTCTTCCTAAAACTGTGTAGGAAAAGTAGAGGAGGGACTTAAGTATGTGGTATTTGGAAAAGGTGCTGTCACTACAGGATGAGAATTGGGACTGGGAACATTCCTTGGGTCCTACATGTACAGTCTTCCTACTTTTCTGAAATATCTTAAGGCCATTCCTTAAAAGGTACGGAACATcctaaatacagagaaaatgggAGAAGCATATGATCGTGTTCAGTTTCTGGTAGTTCTGaacttg encodes:
- the BTF3 gene encoding transcription factor BTF3 isoform X2, which codes for MKETIMNQEKLAKLQAQVRIGGKGTARRKKKVVHRTATADDKKLQFSLKKLGVNNISGIEEVNMFTNQGTVIHFNNPKVQASLAANTFTITGHAETKQLTEMLPSILNQLGADSLTSLRRLAEALPKQPVDGKAPLATGEDDDDEVPDLVENFDEASKNEAN
- the BTF3 gene encoding transcription factor BTF3 isoform X1 — its product is MKETIMNQEKLAKLQAQVRIGGKGTARRKKKVVHRTATADDKKLQFSLKKLGVNNISGIEEVNMFTNQGTVIHFNNPKVQASLAANTFTITGHAETKQLTEMLPSILNQLGADSLTSLRRLAEALPKQPVDGKAPLATGEDDDDEVPGKNKHAVEEKEVNFAER